In Strigops habroptila isolate Jane chromosome 6, bStrHab1.2.pri, whole genome shotgun sequence, a single genomic region encodes these proteins:
- the RNF146 gene encoding LOW QUALITY PROTEIN: E3 ubiquitin-protein ligase RNF146 (The sequence of the model RefSeq protein was modified relative to this genomic sequence to represent the inferred CDS: inserted 3 bases in 3 codons; deleted 3 bases in 3 codons; substituted 3 bases at 3 genomic stop codons), producing MAGCGEIDHSINMLPTNRKTNESCANAAPSLTVPECAICLQTCVHPVSLPCKHVFCYLCVKGASWLGKRCALCRQEIPEDFLDKPTLLSPEELKAASRGNGEYAWYYEGRNGWWQYDERTSRELEDAFSKGKKSTEMLIAGFXYVADLENMVQYRRNEHGRRRKXNGTXIDIPKKGVAGLRLDCDANTVNLARESSADGADSTLTLGAAAGQPLASISARPLPSLDGQLMSPSTPSPDASNSLENSFAHLQINEDNMAERSHXGEGEEDHESSSSVGCPAPEHLCXGGTESDASSDSEEVSAHLSKRLSSVQQKTLECKCKPVXGADRPVAGGGGANTSVRSRRPDGQCTVTEV from the exons ATGGCTGGCTGTGGCGAAATAGATCATTCAATCAACATGCTGCCCACAAAT AGGAAGACAAATGAGTCGTGTGCTAATGCAGCACCTTCCCTGACAGTCCCTGAATGTGCTATCTGT CTGCAAACGTGTGTGCATCCAGTAAGTCTGCCTTGTAAACATGTTTTCTGCTATCTATGTGTGAAGGGAGCTTCTTGGCTTGGGAAACGATGTGCACTTTGCCGGCAGGAGATTCCAGAGGATTTTCTTGACAAGCCAACCTTATTGTCACCAGAAGAACtcaaagcagcaagcagaggcAATGGAGAATATGCTTGGTACTATGAAGGTAGAAATGGTTGGTGGCAGTATGATGAACGTACCAGCAGAGAG TTGGAAGATGCCTTTTCCAAGGGTAAAAAGAGCACTGAAATGCTAATCGCCGGGT TATACGTAGCAGACCTTGAAAATATGGTTCAGTACAGGAGAAATGAACATGGACGCCGCAGAAAATAAAACGGGACATAAATAGATATACCAAAGAAGGGAGTGGCTGGGCTGAGGTTGGACTGTGACGCTAACACTGTCAACCTGGCAAGAGAGAGCTCTGCTGATGGTGCAGACAGCACGCTGACTCTGggggctgcagctgggcagcCTCTAGCATCCATTTCTGCTAGGCCCCTGCCATCGCTAGATGGTCAGCTCATGAGTCCTTCAACACCATCACCTGATGCGAGCAATTCCCTAGAGAACTCTTTTGCCCACTTGCAAATAAATGAAGACAATATGGCTGAAAGGAGTc agggagagggagaagaagacCACGAATCGTCATCTTCTGTAGGGTGCCCAGCCCCCGAACACCTCTGTTGAGGAGGGACCGAATCAGATGCTAGCAGCGATAGTGAGGAGGTGTCTGCCCACCTCAGCAAGCGCCTGTCCTCTGTCCAGCAGAAGACACTTGAATGCAAGTGCAAGCCAG TGGGAGCAGATAGACCAGTTGCAGGGGGCGGGGGTGCAAACACAAGTGTAAGATCTAGAAGGCCGGATGGACAGTGCACAGTCACTGAAGTTTAA